Proteins from a genomic interval of Polaribacter sp. Q13:
- a CDS encoding NADP-dependent oxidoreductase, which yields MNNKQITLKNRPKGTPDKNTWQFEENPVPELEEGEILIQQHYISLDPAMRGWMNDTKSYIPPVAIDSVMRAGSIGKVIKNKNNPNFQIGDCVSGWGGVQQYIVSDGKGCFKVDEKVAPMPTFLGTLGMPGMTAYFGILEVAKIKEGDIVLVSGAAGAVGSIVGQIAKIKGCRVIGIAGGKEKCDYIIDELGFDAAIDYKTENIYTALKQKCPRGVDVYFDNVGGKILDAALSKLRMNATVVLCGAISQYNNKAKVTGPSNYLSLLVTRSTMKGMVVMDYAKDFGKAASQMAIWMQEGKLKSREDIYEGIENFQETYNRLFTGEKNGKLLLKVIE from the coding sequence ATGAACAATAAACAAATCACCTTAAAAAATCGTCCAAAAGGAACTCCAGATAAAAACACTTGGCAATTCGAGGAAAACCCAGTTCCTGAGCTAGAAGAAGGAGAAATTTTAATACAGCAACATTACATTTCTTTAGATCCTGCAATGCGTGGTTGGATGAATGATACCAAATCTTATATTCCGCCTGTTGCTATAGATAGTGTTATGCGGGCAGGTTCTATTGGTAAGGTAATTAAAAACAAAAACAATCCTAATTTTCAAATAGGCGACTGTGTTTCTGGTTGGGGTGGCGTGCAGCAATATATTGTTTCAGATGGAAAAGGTTGCTTTAAAGTAGATGAAAAAGTGGCTCCAATGCCAACTTTTCTCGGTACTTTGGGTATGCCTGGAATGACTGCTTATTTCGGAATTTTAGAAGTAGCAAAGATAAAAGAAGGAGATATTGTATTGGTTTCAGGCGCTGCAGGTGCTGTTGGTAGTATTGTTGGTCAGATTGCAAAAATTAAGGGGTGCAGAGTCATTGGTATTGCAGGTGGAAAAGAAAAATGCGATTATATTATAGATGAGTTGGGTTTTGATGCTGCTATAGATTATAAAACAGAAAATATTTACACCGCATTAAAGCAGAAATGCCCTAGAGGAGTGGATGTTTATTTTGACAATGTTGGTGGTAAAATTTTAGACGCAGCTTTAAGTAAGTTACGCATGAACGCAACTGTGGTGCTTTGCGGAGCAATTTCACAGTACAACAACAAAGCAAAAGTTACTGGCCCAAGTAATTACCTATCTTTATTGGTTACGCGTTCTACAATGAAAGGAATGGTTGTTATGGATTATGCTAAAGATTTTGGTAAAGCAGCAAGTCAGATGGCAATTTGGATGCAAGAAGGTAAGCTAAAGTCGCGAGAAGATATTTACGAAGGCATTGAGAATTTTCAAGAAACGTATAATAGATTATTTACGGGAGAGAAAAACGGAAAATTATTGTTAAAGGTTATAGAGTAG
- a CDS encoding Lrp/AsnC family transcriptional regulator — MKKFILDEIDHQILDVLIENARTPFTDIAKQLLVSAGTIHVRVKKMEDEGIIQGSTLTLNYEKMGYSFIAHVGIYLEKTSMTQNVIEDLRKIPNVTVAYVTAGKYNIFCKVRAKGTNDAKDIIYRIDDVPGVNRTETMIALEESINDKKRMMHEIFQQL; from the coding sequence ATGAAAAAATTTATATTAGACGAAATTGATCATCAAATATTAGATGTGTTAATTGAAAACGCAAGAACCCCTTTTACAGATATTGCTAAACAGTTATTAGTGTCTGCAGGTACAATTCACGTACGTGTTAAAAAAATGGAAGACGAAGGTATTATTCAAGGGTCTACACTTACCTTAAATTATGAAAAAATGGGCTATTCTTTTATAGCACATGTAGGTATATATCTAGAAAAAACATCTATGACTCAGAATGTTATTGAAGATTTAAGAAAGATACCCAATGTAACAGTAGCGTATGTTACTGCTGGCAAATACAATATTTTCTGTAAAGTTAGAGCTAAAGGTACTAATGATGCAAAGGATATTATTTATAGAATAGACGATGTTCCTGGAGTAAATAGAACAGAAACAATGATTGCTTTAGAAGAAAGCATCAATGATAAAAAGAGAATGATGCACGAAATTTTTCAACAATTGTAA
- a CDS encoding M14 metallopeptidase family protein: MKKNTSSNMNTLPINFLENIYAQQKESTLHGKWITYKDIENLFSKYVSKFEVSQIGSSEENRPIHQLKIGNGAKKILLWSQMHGNESTGTRALFDLFNCILNSSESIFTKILEECTLVFIPMLNPDGAQAYTRVNANEVDLNRDAVNRKAKESKLLRSVLEQFNPQFCFNLHDQRTIFSVEGTKNPATISFLAPSEEITRGLTEGRIATMDVIVSMNTMLQNVIPNFVGRYTDEFYPTATGDNFQKLGHNTILIESGHYPDDYDREETRKYTFFSILQGLHHIANSATFIAYEDYFNIPNNDKIFYDIIHRYADSKNDIAYQYVDKIIDGKFVSKLNKVDENSLKFKIGHSEIVFEDKIV; this comes from the coding sequence TTGAAAAAAAATACATCATCGAATATGAATACTTTACCAATCAATTTTTTAGAAAATATTTACGCCCAGCAAAAAGAAAGTACTCTGCATGGAAAATGGATTACCTATAAAGACATTGAGAATCTATTTTCTAAATATGTTTCTAAGTTTGAAGTTTCTCAAATTGGTTCTTCCGAAGAAAACAGACCTATTCATCAATTAAAAATTGGAAATGGTGCCAAGAAAATATTATTATGGTCTCAAATGCACGGAAATGAAAGTACAGGTACAAGAGCATTATTCGACCTTTTTAATTGTATTTTAAATTCGTCAGAAAGTATTTTTACTAAAATATTAGAAGAATGTACCTTGGTTTTTATACCAATGTTAAATCCTGATGGCGCACAAGCTTATACAAGAGTGAATGCAAACGAAGTAGATTTAAATAGAGATGCTGTTAATAGAAAAGCAAAAGAAAGTAAGCTTTTACGCAGTGTTTTAGAGCAATTCAATCCTCAGTTTTGCTTCAATTTACATGACCAAAGAACTATTTTTAGTGTAGAAGGTACTAAAAACCCAGCAACGATTTCTTTTTTAGCACCATCCGAAGAAATTACGAGAGGTCTTACAGAAGGTAGAATAGCAACAATGGATGTTATAGTAAGTATGAATACGATGCTGCAAAACGTGATTCCTAATTTTGTTGGTAGATATACAGATGAGTTTTACCCAACAGCAACGGGAGATAACTTTCAGAAGCTAGGACATAATACTATTTTAATAGAATCAGGACATTATCCTGATGATTATGACAGGGAGGAAACAAGAAAATATACATTCTTTTCTATATTACAAGGATTGCATCACATTGCTAATTCTGCAACCTTTATAGCGTATGAAGATTATTTTAATATTCCGAATAACGATAAAATTTTCTATGATATCATTCATCGATATGCAGACTCTAAAAATGATATTGCTTATCAATATGTAGATAAAATTATAGACGGGAAATTTGTTTCAAAATTAAACAAAGTAGATGAAAATAGTTTAAAATTCAAGATTGGGCACTCCGAAATCGTTTTCGAAGATAAAATTGTTTAA
- a CDS encoding helix-turn-helix domain-containing protein has protein sequence MVNISEFTTRLKKVMEFHQLSASMFADKIGVQRSSISHILSGRNKPSLDFILKVTTEFNDVDMYWLLNGKGSFPKNVETKTETRSTSAGTPTLLNDTSSSEAVGKKIQRIVVFYSDGTFEEYQK, from the coding sequence ATGGTAAACATATCTGAATTTACTACTCGATTAAAAAAGGTGATGGAATTTCATCAATTATCTGCCTCTATGTTTGCAGATAAAATAGGTGTACAACGTTCTAGTATTTCTCATATACTCTCTGGAAGAAACAAACCTAGTTTAGATTTTATTCTAAAAGTAACAACAGAATTTAATGACGTAGACATGTATTGGTTGTTAAATGGAAAAGGTAGTTTTCCTAAAAATGTAGAAACTAAAACTGAAACAAGATCAACTTCTGCCGGTACTCCAACTTTACTTAATGACACTTCTTCTTCTGAAGCAGTCGGAAAAAAAATACAACGTATTGTCGTTTTTTATTCTGATGGAACTTTTGAAGAATATCAGAAATAA
- a CDS encoding HipA family kinase: MNTIDIRTVNVVQYLQPLREGGSLPAIVKADDGFLYVLKFRGAGQGKKALISEFIGGELARAIGLHVPELVFMNLDDSFSKTEPDEEIQDLLKFSVGLNLGLHFLSSAITYDPLVSKVDAITASKVVILDSLISNIDRTAKNTNLLNWNNELWIIDNGASFYFHHNWETWENHLTRTFPLIKDHVLLPKATHLQEASSEIKERINADVIKEIIANIPEDWLLNEGDVLNPNEIRAAYTQFLNAKLSMIDELVKEAENAR, from the coding sequence ATGAATACAATTGATATTAGAACTGTAAATGTTGTTCAATATTTACAGCCCTTACGAGAAGGTGGTTCTTTACCTGCAATCGTAAAAGCAGATGATGGTTTTTTATATGTGCTTAAGTTTAGAGGTGCAGGTCAAGGTAAAAAAGCATTGATCTCAGAATTTATTGGAGGAGAACTCGCAAGAGCAATTGGCTTACATGTACCCGAGTTGGTTTTTATGAATCTAGACGACTCTTTTAGCAAAACCGAACCCGATGAGGAAATTCAGGATTTATTAAAATTTAGCGTCGGTTTAAATTTAGGACTCCATTTTTTATCTAGCGCCATTACCTACGACCCTTTGGTTTCTAAGGTAGATGCAATCACAGCTTCTAAAGTGGTTATTTTAGATAGTTTGATTAGTAATATTGATAGAACTGCTAAAAACACCAATCTACTAAACTGGAATAATGAACTTTGGATTATTGATAATGGAGCTAGTTTCTATTTTCATCATAATTGGGAAACTTGGGAAAATCACTTAACAAGAACTTTCCCTTTAATAAAAGACCATGTACTTTTGCCTAAAGCGACTCATTTACAAGAAGCTTCCTCAGAAATAAAAGAACGAATCAATGCAGATGTAATCAAAGAAATTATTGCGAACATTCCGGAAGACTGGTTATTGAATGAAGGAGATGTTTTAAATCCAAACGAAATAAGAGCTGCATATACTCAATTTTTAAATGCAAAACTTTCTATGATTGACGAATTAGTTAAAGAAGCCGAAAATGCAAGATAA
- a CDS encoding DUF3037 domain-containing protein: MQDKVTFEYAIIRLVPKVEREEFFNVGVILFSKRKKFLDIKYHINADKLKAMAPELELETLNNYLNAWKLICDGKSAGGKIGAFEISDRFRWLAACRSTIIQSSKTHPGLCENPATTINDIFDKYVL; the protein is encoded by the coding sequence ATGCAAGATAAAGTTACCTTTGAATACGCTATTATTAGATTGGTGCCAAAAGTAGAACGTGAAGAATTCTTTAATGTAGGTGTAATTTTATTCTCTAAACGTAAAAAGTTTTTAGATATCAAATATCATATCAATGCAGACAAGCTAAAAGCAATGGCGCCAGAATTAGAACTAGAAACTCTTAATAACTATTTAAATGCATGGAAATTAATTTGCGACGGAAAATCTGCTGGTGGTAAAATAGGAGCATTTGAAATATCAGATCGATTTAGATGGTTGGCAGCTTGCAGAAGCACTATAATACAGAGTTCTAAAACGCATCCGGGTTTGTGCGAAAATCCGGCAACTACCATAAATGATATTTTTGACAAATATGTTTTATAA
- a CDS encoding mechanosensitive ion channel family protein, with protein sequence MELVKKILDFELLSLEEYSLKVSTLCMVLLIILFTKMVLWLLKKSMFRHKNVEEFNERNTYSLFQIIKYVIWVIAFGLILETLGIKVTILIAGSAALLVGVGLGLQQTFNDIISGIILLSERSIRISDVLEIDGDIVKIQEIGLRTSKGLNTDDISIIIPNSLITTNKVINWSHQTHLNRFRIDIGVSYESDVEFVIKILEESAREHLEVDAKKTIEARLVSFGDSSLNFQVLFYSSTIFGSDRMKSDIRRVMRRKFIEHNINIPFPQMDVHMKSN encoded by the coding sequence ATGGAATTAGTAAAGAAAATTTTAGACTTTGAACTTCTTAGTCTTGAAGAATATAGCTTAAAAGTAAGTACTTTATGTATGGTGCTTTTAATAATACTTTTCACAAAAATGGTTTTATGGTTATTAAAGAAATCTATGTTTAGACATAAAAACGTAGAAGAATTTAACGAAAGAAATACCTATTCTTTATTTCAAATTATAAAATATGTAATTTGGGTGATCGCTTTCGGATTAATCTTAGAAACGCTGGGCATTAAAGTTACTATATTAATTGCTGGTTCTGCAGCATTATTGGTAGGAGTTGGTCTTGGTTTGCAACAAACTTTTAATGATATTATTTCTGGGATTATTTTACTTTCGGAAAGATCGATTAGAATTTCTGATGTTTTAGAAATAGATGGAGATATTGTAAAAATACAAGAGATTGGTTTACGTACCTCTAAAGGATTGAATACAGATGATATTTCTATTATAATTCCTAACTCTTTAATCACCACAAATAAAGTGATTAACTGGAGCCATCAAACACATTTAAACCGTTTTAGAATAGATATTGGGGTGTCTTATGAAAGTGATGTAGAATTTGTAATTAAAATTCTAGAAGAAAGTGCCAGAGAACATTTAGAGGTAGATGCTAAAAAAACCATAGAAGCTAGATTGGTGAGTTTTGGAGATTCTTCTTTAAATTTTCAAGTGTTATTTTATAGCAGTACTATCTTTGGTTCCGACAGAATGAAAAGTGATATCCGTAGAGTTATGAGACGTAAATTCATTGAACATAACATTAATATTCCTTTTCCACAAATGGATGTACACATGAAATCTAATTAA
- a CDS encoding helix-turn-helix domain-containing protein translates to MNLIGTKWKPLVLFHLLEGGLRSGVLQKHIAGISNKMFTQTVRELEKDGLISRKVYPVVPPKVEYKLTKRGQSLEVILRSLDEWGLEDTLNQ, encoded by the coding sequence ATGAATTTAATAGGTACAAAATGGAAGCCTTTAGTTTTATTTCATTTATTAGAAGGTGGTTTACGTTCTGGAGTACTGCAAAAACATATTGCAGGTATTTCTAACAAAATGTTTACACAGACTGTTAGAGAATTAGAAAAAGACGGACTTATTTCTAGAAAAGTATATCCTGTTGTTCCTCCAAAGGTGGAATATAAATTAACAAAAAGAGGCCAGTCTTTAGAAGTGATTTTAAGAAGTTTAGACGAATGGGGGTTGGAAGATACTTTGAATCAATAA
- a CDS encoding VOC family protein: protein MNTKQEYPKSFSHIGLTVPNIKEAVKFYSEVMGWYIIMEPSTVKKEKKTAIGMMCIDVFGEDWTEFEIAHLSTSDGIGVELFSFPQGIKEAPEFSPFNTGLFHFCIQDPNTEELVDKIVAYGGKQRMPIREYYPKDKPFKMCYVEDPFGIVFEVYTHSYELTYSSGAYAK, encoded by the coding sequence ATGAATACAAAACAAGAGTATCCTAAGTCATTTTCACATATTGGTCTTACGGTTCCTAATATTAAAGAGGCAGTAAAATTTTATTCGGAAGTAATGGGTTGGTATATTATTATGGAGCCATCTACGGTTAAAAAAGAAAAAAAAACTGCCATTGGCATGATGTGTATTGATGTTTTTGGTGAAGATTGGACCGAATTTGAAATTGCGCATTTGTCTACTTCAGACGGAATTGGGGTAGAATTATTTTCTTTTCCACAAGGCATAAAAGAAGCACCAGAATTTAGTCCTTTTAATACAGGGCTTTTTCATTTTTGTATTCAAGATCCAAATACTGAAGAATTGGTAGATAAAATTGTGGCTTACGGCGGTAAACAAAGAATGCCAATTAGAGAATATTACCCAAAAGACAAACCTTTTAAAATGTGTTATGTAGAAGATCCTTTCGGTATTGTCTTTGAAGTTTACACACATAGTTATGAGTTAACGTATTCCTCTGGAGCGTACGCAAAATAA
- a CDS encoding radical SAM protein, with translation MSINTLLITPPFTQLNTAYPATAYIKGFLDSKKVPTTQLDLSIELFTAVFTKEFIDAIFKQAEMLGNKELPLVWKQREDYINKVDSVMDYLRVQEVTAAYQIVHKDYLPHGHRRIKLNKDLSTEFGKLGILDKAKHIATLFVEELGDFINTNVDEFFSFTRYAEQIGRAASSFDEIDDCLQFETTLIEDEMLYLLDEKLQQNNYDLICFTIPFPGNLFSALRCAQFIKQNYPEIKIGMGGGYCNTELRRLSDPRIFDFVDFITLDDGEGPLLRITEFLDGKIGEESLERTYICKNDTVIFADKKPNTIFHHKNLPAPSYIGLPTAKYLSFLDVMNPMHRMWSDGKWNKLTISHGCYWKKCTFCDVNLDYISNYQNTTADDLVDKIEKIISETGITGFHFVDEAAPPKMLRALANKLIERKVYITWWTNIRFEKTFNAELCALLSKSGCIAVTGGLEVASDRLLAKMKKGVDIGQVARVTKAFADENIMVHAYLMFGFPTETAQETIDSLEVVRQLFYNNCIQSAFWHQFACTSHSPVGKNPDEFEINIIGPEFKGFAENDLYHEDPTGAEHHLYSEGLNIALNNYLNHKGFEIPIHDYFDFKVPKITLKNNLIAECLKE, from the coding sequence ATGTCTATAAACACTCTTTTAATAACACCACCTTTTACTCAGTTAAATACGGCGTATCCTGCAACTGCGTATATTAAAGGATTTTTAGATTCTAAAAAAGTACCCACAACGCAATTAGATTTAAGTATCGAGTTGTTTACGGCAGTGTTTACCAAAGAATTTATAGACGCTATTTTTAAACAAGCAGAAATGCTCGGCAATAAAGAGTTGCCTTTAGTTTGGAAACAAAGAGAGGATTACATAAATAAAGTAGATTCTGTAATGGATTATTTGCGTGTACAAGAAGTTACGGCGGCGTATCAAATTGTGCATAAAGATTATTTACCTCACGGGCACCGACGTATAAAATTAAACAAAGATTTAAGTACAGAGTTCGGGAAATTAGGAATCTTAGACAAAGCAAAACATATTGCAACGCTGTTTGTAGAAGAATTGGGCGATTTTATCAACACCAATGTAGACGAGTTTTTCTCGTTTACACGCTATGCCGAACAAATTGGTAGAGCCGCTTCTAGTTTTGATGAGATAGATGACTGTTTACAGTTCGAAACTACGCTGATAGAAGATGAAATGTTGTATTTGTTGGATGAGAAATTACAACAAAATAACTACGATTTAATCTGTTTTACCATTCCTTTTCCAGGGAATTTATTTTCCGCTTTGCGATGTGCTCAGTTTATAAAACAAAATTATCCTGAAATTAAAATAGGAATGGGTGGTGGTTATTGCAACACCGAATTAAGGCGTTTATCTGATCCTAGAATTTTTGATTTTGTAGATTTTATTACGTTGGATGATGGCGAAGGTCCGTTGTTAAGAATCACCGAATTTTTAGATGGAAAAATAGGTGAGGAGTCTTTAGAAAGAACTTATATCTGTAAAAATGATACAGTAATATTTGCTGATAAAAAACCAAATACTATTTTTCATCATAAGAATTTACCGGCGCCAAGTTATATCGGTTTGCCAACCGCAAAGTATTTATCTTTTTTAGATGTTATGAATCCGATGCACAGAATGTGGTCTGATGGTAAGTGGAATAAACTCACCATTTCTCATGGTTGTTATTGGAAAAAATGTACTTTTTGTGATGTAAACCTAGATTATATCAGCAATTATCAAAATACAACGGCAGATGATTTGGTGGATAAAATTGAGAAAATAATTTCGGAAACCGGAATTACAGGTTTTCATTTTGTAGACGAAGCTGCACCACCTAAAATGCTAAGAGCATTGGCGAATAAGTTGATAGAACGCAAAGTGTACATTACTTGGTGGACCAACATCAGGTTCGAAAAAACTTTTAATGCCGAATTATGCGCGTTGCTTTCTAAATCTGGCTGTATTGCCGTAACCGGTGGATTAGAAGTTGCTTCAGACAGGTTATTGGCAAAAATGAAAAAAGGAGTTGATATTGGGCAAGTAGCTAGAGTTACTAAAGCTTTTGCTGATGAAAATATTATGGTGCACGCCTATTTAATGTTTGGGTTCCCTACAGAAACGGCACAAGAAACCATTGATTCTTTAGAAGTTGTACGTCAGTTATTTTACAACAATTGCATTCAATCTGCATTTTGGCATCAGTTTGCATGTACAAGCCACAGTCCGGTTGGTAAAAACCCAGATGAATTTGAAATCAATATTATTGGGCCCGAATTTAAAGGTTTTGCAGAGAACGATTTGTATCACGAAGATCCAACAGGAGCAGAGCATCACTTATATAGTGAAGGTTTAAATATTGCTTTAAATAATTACTTAAATCACAAGGGATTTGAAATTCCGATACACGACTATTTCGATTTTAAAGTTCCGAAAATTACCCTAAAAAATAATTTGATTGCAGAATGTTTAAAGGAATAG
- a CDS encoding Hsp20/alpha crystallin family protein: protein MSNLVSVPKNGSLENSNSNQNVLTLSNWLDDIFNRELPSVFSSNFNTGITLPKVNIKETADSFIVEMAVPGLKKSDFHIDLDNQVLSISTETKKESEHKEDNYTRREFGYSSFKRTFNLPETVNDEKINANYDNGILNILLPKKEEAKQKPVRNIQIL, encoded by the coding sequence ATGAGCAATTTAGTAAGTGTTCCTAAAAATGGAAGTTTAGAGAACAGTAATTCAAATCAAAACGTTCTAACTTTGTCAAATTGGTTAGATGACATCTTTAACAGAGAACTGCCATCAGTATTCTCTTCCAATTTTAATACTGGTATTACTTTACCCAAAGTAAACATAAAAGAAACTGCTGATTCTTTTATAGTAGAAATGGCGGTTCCAGGGTTAAAAAAATCAGATTTTCATATAGACCTAGATAATCAAGTATTATCTATCTCTACAGAAACAAAAAAAGAAAGTGAACACAAGGAAGATAATTATACCCGTAGAGAGTTTGGTTATTCTTCTTTTAAAAGAACCTTTAATTTACCAGAAACGGTTAATGATGAAAAGATTAATGCAAATTATGACAATGGTATTCTAAATATTCTTTTACCTAAAAAAGAAGAAGCCAAACAAAAGCCTGTAAGAAACATACAGATTTTATAA
- a CDS encoding peroxiredoxin-like family protein — protein MKNLRAQTDAKIAAGRKNNPNFMKGVDAIITKAKAFEEGKNALKVGEKAPSFELPNAEGKLISLDSLLEEGPLVITFYRGDWCPYCNLQLRALQAKLNKIKDLGANLVAISPQVPDGSLTKSEISEMDFIVMSDQNAKIASKYGVAWEVPEFMAEHMRVDRNLDLDKINNGNASVLPIPATFILNRKGIVTWNYVNIDYRTRSEPDEIIEALKKLS, from the coding sequence ATGAAGAATTTAAGAGCACAAACAGATGCTAAAATTGCAGCAGGAAGAAAAAATAATCCTAATTTCATGAAAGGTGTTGATGCTATAATAACTAAAGCAAAAGCTTTTGAAGAAGGAAAAAATGCGCTAAAAGTTGGAGAAAAAGCACCTAGTTTTGAGTTGCCAAATGCAGAAGGAAAATTAATTTCTTTAGATTCTTTATTAGAAGAAGGTCCGCTTGTAATTACATTTTACCGAGGAGATTGGTGTCCGTATTGTAACTTACAACTGAGAGCTTTACAAGCTAAATTAAACAAAATTAAAGACTTAGGAGCTAACTTAGTTGCTATAAGTCCGCAAGTGCCTGATGGTTCCTTAACGAAAAGTGAGATTAGTGAAATGGATTTTATAGTTATGTCTGATCAAAATGCAAAAATAGCCTCTAAATATGGTGTTGCTTGGGAAGTACCAGAATTTATGGCAGAACACATGCGCGTAGATCGCAATCTTGATTTAGATAAAATAAATAATGGTAATGCTAGTGTATTGCCAATTCCTGCCACTTTTATATTGAACCGCAAAGGCATAGTTACATGGAATTATGTAAATATTGATTATAGAACACGTTCTGAGCCTGATGAAATTATAGAAGCTTTAAAAAAGCTATCTTAG
- a CDS encoding thioredoxin family protein: MKTKFLALFITALFAFNQQVSAQESTKNLLENAQEIAKKEGKSIFIKFEASWCSWCHKMTKDMQSKNTKKFFDDNYVIVPIVVKESAKNKNLENPGSLDLLKKYDGDKAGLPFWLILDANLKVITDSNDANNQNLGAPGSAEEVAVFIKKIKKSAKKLTQKDIENITNQFVMKK; encoded by the coding sequence ATGAAAACTAAATTTCTAGCACTTTTTATAACTGCTTTATTCGCTTTTAATCAACAAGTTTCCGCACAAGAAAGCACAAAAAATTTATTAGAAAACGCGCAAGAGATAGCAAAAAAAGAAGGGAAATCTATTTTTATAAAATTTGAAGCCTCTTGGTGTAGTTGGTGCCATAAAATGACCAAAGACATGCAATCTAAAAATACTAAAAAGTTTTTTGATGACAATTATGTAATTGTACCTATTGTTGTTAAAGAATCTGCAAAAAACAAAAATTTAGAAAACCCAGGTTCTCTAGATTTATTAAAAAAGTATGATGGAGATAAAGCTGGCTTACCTTTTTGGTTAATTTTAGATGCTAATTTAAAAGTAATTACAGACTCTAATGATGCTAATAATCAAAATTTAGGAGCTCCAGGAAGTGCCGAAGAAGTAGCGGTCTTTATCAAAAAAATAAAGAAATCTGCCAAAAAGTTAACCCAAAAGGATATCGAGAATATTACAAATCAATTTGTAATGAAAAAATAA
- a CDS encoding zinc-dependent peptidase — translation MLYFITIIILLIILYMSLKPKKKEKIIPLEKVVIPTLWHQILADNVLFYKKLTHKEQQLFCAKMVYFLDVTNIEAIHFKLEELDKLLIAASAVIPVFRFPTWHYANLNTVLIYPDYFDEDLQFSSKTEGRNIGGLVGTGRFENQMILSRKALHLGFQNKTDKGNTAIHEFIHLLDKADGVIDGIPAALLDKQFTIPYLQIIHKEMEAINNDKSDIRNYGGTSEIEFLAVAGEYFFERPKLFKRKHPELYTMLEACFVK, via the coding sequence ATGCTTTATTTTATTACAATTATTATACTACTCATTATTTTGTATATGAGCTTAAAACCTAAGAAAAAGGAAAAAATAATTCCTTTAGAAAAAGTGGTAATTCCAACGCTTTGGCATCAAATATTAGCAGATAATGTACTTTTCTATAAGAAACTTACCCATAAAGAACAACAATTGTTTTGTGCTAAGATGGTCTATTTCTTAGACGTAACAAATATAGAAGCCATTCATTTTAAACTAGAAGAGTTAGATAAGTTGTTAATTGCAGCCAGTGCGGTAATTCCTGTTTTTAGATTTCCAACATGGCATTATGCGAATTTAAATACGGTATTAATTTATCCAGATTATTTTGATGAAGACCTGCAATTTAGCAGTAAAACCGAAGGCAGAAATATAGGTGGTTTGGTAGGTACGGGACGTTTCGAAAATCAAATGATTTTATCTAGAAAGGCATTACATCTGGGTTTTCAAAATAAAACAGACAAAGGCAATACAGCTATTCATGAATTTATTCATTTATTAGACAAAGCAGATGGGGTTATAGATGGCATTCCGGCTGCTTTGTTAGATAAACAATTTACAATTCCTTATTTACAGATAATTCATAAAGAAATGGAAGCTATTAATAATGACAAATCAGATATTCGAAATTATGGTGGCACCTCAGAAATTGAATTTTTAGCCGTTGCAGGAGAATATTTTTTTGAAAGACCTAAGTTGTTTAAAAGAAAGCATCCAGAATTGTATACAATGCTAGAAGCTTGTTTTGTGAAATGA